The genomic DNA TCTCCTCATCGGCACTAAAGGCAACCATCGCTTTTCCTAAGGCAGTGGAATGGATGGGTGAGCGGGAGCCCGCGGGTGTATACATAACAAAGGAGTGAGGGGGTAGAATGGTTTCTAGATACAGTACTTCATTAACGTGCCGTATTGCCAGGTGTACTGTCTCCTTAGTATCGTGGCTTAGCTTTGACAAAGGAGGATAGACCAATCGTCCTAACTGGTCTTGCTGGGTTACCGAACCGTAAAGATTGAGTAAACGTGGTCCAGTACGGTACACTTTATGGGCCTTCTGAAAGGACAGATAACCCGCGCTATGCAAAGTGGATAGGATACGGTGTGCCGTCGCATAGGGAAGATCTAACTGAGAACTGATCTCTTGGGCAGTGAGCCCATCTCTTTCCTTGGCTACAGCCTCAAGTACGGCTAGGGCTTTATGTACGCTCTTAATTGACAAGTAAACATCCTCCTACCAGAATGGCTAATCTCTGGGCAAGTACTAGCAGAATCAACTAACAGTATTTTAACACAGGTGGGATCCATGGTTCAAGCTATGGGGAGTTCAATATCAGCGCTTCGGGAACAAGGAGTAAATCTCTATAGCAACTCAACATAAGTAAAAATTGTGGTTATCAGCAAAATAGTAAGCACCAATCGTACAGCATTGCTTTTCCTGCTGGTGAGTGTCTTTGACCAGACTATTCCGGTGCAAGCAATACAGAGAATCATCCACAGTGCCACTGTGTAAATAGACATCTTAGAGAAACACACACTAATTAACACGGCAAAAGGCCCATTTAAGATCAGATGAGGTATAAGATGCTGAAGCAATATCCGTTCTTTGGATAACGGTATGAATAGTCCCAACGCTCTTTTGTCCAAAAGCGTCCTGTACTGCTTTGCAGGTATTTCGTATGCAGTGATGGCTACGGTTACGATGCAATAGGTAGCAACTATTGTAGACATCAAATGGTCTTCACCAAGCGACAGGAACGATAGTATCCTGGTATTCACTATGACAACGCCGAGAGCAAACAGGAGGGCAAGGAAGATCCAAATCTGCCTATGTGAACGCAGTATTTCGATGAGACTCTTGTAGATGAATACAGTATTTCTTCGCAGCGGAAACATAAATAGCTTGACGCCGGATACGGTTTGGGGTCGGTTCTCCTCAACAATTCGTACCATTTCGGCATAGTCTTTTCGGCTTGTTGCTGCCATGGTTTCATCGATGTAACACAGTTGTTCCTCATATTTGGCATAGTCCAGCTTTAAAAAACAGCAGACATATGCCAGGCAACCGATGATAAGCAGCCCCAGTGCTGCTGCTGAGAAGACTGACGGTAGGAACAGTAATACGGTGCTTGTTAGGTAGACGAGGGCTACCCATAGGATAATGCGCCCGTTATGATAAAGAATCCATGCGAGAGAATCTGCAATGGTAAGATAGGTTCCAAAAAGACAGAAGTATAACCAGAAAACAGTGTTGAACTGCAATCCCGAAACAACATATGCCAGGGCAAAGGAGAACAGTGCCTTCTTGCAGATGATGAGCAAGTAATGCATCAACAATATCTCGGAGAACAGGTGCGTGTTGCGGACATGATGCACCGTTGCTGCATCTAGTTTGACAACAGGATTTCCGTTTACGAAAACGCGAAATGCAGTGATGACAGCGATAAACCCACAGAGAAAGATTGTGGCAACGGGGCCACCGCTGCAAAACTTGATGACTGTTGAAGGAAGCCGATACACAAGTAGGCCCACAGTTACGAGCATAGCAACAACAACAGTCCAGTAATGGCGTAGAATTCCCCAAAACAACCGCAGCTTGTTCCTAAGGATCAATTTACATACGCTATGCAAGGTTGTTCACCAATTCGAGATATATGCTTTCCATGGAAGCATCATTGGCAATCCCTGCCTTTTCAGCAAGCTCTGTTTTCGTTCCATCGGCCAACACCGCGCCCTTGTGTAGCAGCACATAGCGGTCACACATATTCTCTGCCACATCAAGGAGATGGGTGGAAAGGATGACAAGCTTATTCTGTTTCTTATGTTGTGCGAAGAGATGTTTCAAAAGGGCGATTTGCTTTGGGTCAAGTCCCGAAAACGGCTCGTCCGCCAGTAGCATAGTGTAGCTGCGCAATAGCGCCATTGCAATCATGAGTTTTTGCCTTGTTCCCTTTGAAAGAGCCGAGGGTATCTTGTGTATGTGCTCCTCCAGCTCGAACAGTACCAACAGTTCTGCAATTTCTCTTTTATTCGAAGGGTACAATGCCTTCGTAAGGTGTAGATGCTCAAGTAGCGACAACTCTTCATAGAAAACAGGGGTATCCGGAATATAGGATATGGGGAAATCGGTATCTTTGATGGAACCTATATCAGTTCCATTTAATGTAATCTTACCTGTGCTTGGGGTGAGGTAGCCGGTTATGTTCTTGATGACCGTTGTTTTTCCTGCACCATTTGCACCAATGAGACCGATCGTCTCGCCTTTGCTTCCGCAAAAGGAGACGTTGTGTAAGACTCGGGTTTTTTTATAGGCATAGGATAGATTGCTGACGCAAAAGTACATCGAGGTACCTCCCTAGGGTCAGGACCCTATTCTGAGTGAGATTGGAGGCCCACCTTTGGGCGCCTCTGGGTTTCATTGGTTCGGGGAAAAAACCAGCCTCCAAAATGGGCCTGCACAGGTATCCGATCTCTGCTCCGGGGACAGGATTTACATAACGCAAAGGAGCGGGTATCGTCGGTCATAGCAGTCAATTAATGTTATCTTAACACAGGTAGAATCCATGGTTCAAGTTGCTTGGAGAGATGGTATAAGAGTAGCAATTTCTCCGTAAGATTAACAGACATCCAGTAGTCATCCTGGGCAATCCTCTTGGACGAATCCGGGTGCCATCATAATCTTGGCAGCATTCTGATACTTCCTTGAGGCAGTCTTCCCTTACTACACTTTAATTGTCTACCATTTGCCCTGCTTAAATCTGGTGTAAATCAAGACTGAGCGTGTGCATTGGTCCAGTGCCATCCCCATCCAGGCTCCGAAAAGACCGAGGTGTAGATGGTTTACCAATAGATATCCCACAGCGACCCTGACACCCCGGATACCAACAAAGCTGGAAACCAGAGGCCACCGTGTATCTCCTGCACCTCTCAATCCTCCAGTAAGGATTGAACTGGGTGGATTGAGCAGGTTGAATGAGAGCGACTACTTCAAGTACCATAGCGGTCTGACTAATTATCTCTTGCTCTGTGGTGTATAGCCGGGCGATCAAGGAGCCGCAGGAGAAAAAGAATAATGCAGCAGCACCTGAAACCAACATGTCTAGCTTTCGTGTCTCTAATGCACACTGTTCAGCAATATCCGGCCGCTTAGTACCTAGTTGTTGTCCTACTAGGGTAGTTGCTGCGATACTAAAGGCCTGACCTGGCATGAACGAAAGAGACAGGATATTCATGCCTATTTGATGGGTAGCAACCGTGGTAGTACCAAGCCCTGCTACGATCCGTAGATAGAGGATTTGTCCTGTCCTTAGGGCAAGCTGCTCTCCTGTTGCTGGAAGCCCTATTTGAAAGAGCCGTTCCAACAAGCCCAGTTCTACTTTATAAGGAGGGGCCAGAGAAAGGCGAAGAAGTGAGCCTCGGTTCATCACTGCGTATAAGGCCATAAGGCAGGATACAACCCGAGCAATACTTGTGGCTATAGCGGCACCGTTTATCCCCAAGGCTGGTAATCCTAGATGACCATAAATCAGCACGAAATTTCCAATGACATTGACCCCATTTGCGACTAAGTTGATGGTCATAGGCGTCTTAGTGTCTCCGGCCCCTCTTAGTGCCGAGGTCAATGCCATGGAGCCGGCTGTAAATAGCATACCCAACGAGATGATCCTCATATAAGAAGTGGCGAAGGGAAGCACATCGTCTTCTGCACCCATGGCGATAATGATCCGTGGAGCGGTAAGCTAGCTGATGATACTCAAAAGAGCACCAAGGAATAGGGTGATAGCTAGACTAACCCTTAGTGTATCATTGGCCCGATCAGCGCGGCCGGCACCGATGAACCTGGCAATCAGGGCTGTAGTGCCAACATTAAGGGCCCTGAGTATTGCAGGCAAAAAGAATACCGGTTGGTTGGTAAAGCCTATTGCGGCAATGGATGCCGCTCCTAGCCTTCCCACCATCATCATATCTACCATTCTCACCAGACTGACCAAAACCAGCCGACAAGCGCCATACCTGTTTTCGGATATCCTCTGGGGGAATGTCGACGTAAGGTGTCTTAGTCCCGCTATTGTCTAATAGGCTACTCGATTCCTATGCCTCCTGTATTGCGGTCTTATTCGATACCGTTTGCTAAGGCTCCAGGTGCTATTTTCTACAGGAAAGTCCATGCCACCAAATGCCAGGACAAGGGAAACCGACTTCTTCCTGGAGGTGAAGAATTGGCGTTCTATCTTTGGGAAGAGACTGAACTATGGCCCAGGCATGATTGCTCTATCGAAGTAAAAAGCCCCTACTACACTGAGCAGGGGCTTTCCCATGAAATACTTTGTCACCAAAATACACACGATTATGATCTTATGCAGACACCGGTTGGTTCAAACCTAGCGATTCTCATGGCATTTAGCACAGCAAGTAGTGTCACACCAACATCAGCAAAGATGGCTTCCCAAAGCGTGGATAGACCGAAGGCTCCCAGGATTAGCACCAAAACCTTTACACCTAAGGCAAAGGCGATGTTTTGCTGGGCGATCCTCTTCGTTTGCTTGGCAATTTGCACCGCGAGAACCAGTTGACCGGGCTGGTCATGCATGAGGACCACATCGGCAGTGCCAACCGCGGCATCGGAGCCCACTTGCCCCATAGCAATCCCGATATCGGCTTGGGCCAATACCGGCGCATCATTGATTCCGTCACCCACGAAGGCGGTGGTACCATTGCTTGTACTCAGTAATCGTTCAAGGTGGTCCACCTTATCCGCAGGGAGTAATTCGGCGTGAAATTCATCAAGCCCGAGTTTTGTAGCCACAGTCTGGGCGGAGTGGGAAGCATCACCTGTGAGCATGACCATGCGCCCTACGCCCTCTTTACGTAGTAACTGTATGGCTTCCTGGGTGTTCTTCTTAATTGTATCAGCAACGCCCACCCAACCCGCATACTTACCACCTACCGCCACATGAACAGCCGTTCCTAAAACTCCGGTTGCATAGGGTACCTGGAAGTAATCCATGAGTTTCTCATTTCCCACCAGGATCTCTTGGCCGTCCTTCACAGCTTTGATTCCCATCCCCGGTATTTCCTCATGAATAATCTTCTCATTTAGGAGGGGTCCCTCCAACGCTGCAGCGGATAGGATAGACTGAGCGATGGGGTGATTGGAGAAGCTTTCGGCATAGGCCGCATACCGCAATAGGTCCTCGGGAGTGAAGTCATTCTGGGGGTGGATCCCGCTTAGGTGAAACTCACCTGTGGTTAGAGTACCTGTCTTATCGAAAACGATGGTATCCAGTTTAGATAGCCCCTCTAGGTAATTGCCACCCCGTACTAGTACTCCCTCAGAAGCTGCTTTGCCGATGCCCGCGAAGAAACTTAAGGGAATCGAAAGCACCAAAGCACAAGGACACGAAATTACCAAAAAGACTAAGGAACGGTAAATCCATTGGGGAAATTCGCCAAATCCTACTAGGGGTGGGACTACGCCAATTGCCAGCGCCAAGGCCACCACCACCGGTGTATAATACCGGGCGAAGCGGGTAATGAACTTCTCTGTAGGCGCCTTCTGTTTACGGGCTTCTTCCACAAGCTCCACAATTTTTGCCGCCGCGGATTCGTTCATCGGCCGGATAACCTTTGCTTTTAGTACCGAGCTTAGGTTAACCATTCCACTGAGTAGGGTATCCTGTACGGCCATATCCTTGGGCATTGATTCACCGGTTAGAGCAGCGGTATCCACTTTGGAGTAGCCTTCCAGGATCAATGCATCGGTAGGGACCTTCTCGCCGGGCTTAATGATGATGACATCATCAATTTGCAGTTGGTCCGGATCCACCTCCTGGATTTGTCCGTTTTTGACTAAGTTTGCCTTCTCAGGCCATAGTTCTAAAAGGGAAGAGATCGATTTCTGGGACCGATGTACTGCCAAGTGTTCCAAAAGCTCACCAATCCGGTAAAAGAACATGACGGCAATTGCCTCCAGATGATTACCCAAAAAGATGGCACCAATGGTGGCAATACTCATTAATGTATTCTCATTGAACAGGTTTCCCCGGCATAGGCCAGCCAATGCAGTATGCACTACGGGATATCCCACCGCAATATATGCAAGGACAAAAGCGATCTCCCTGGCCGGGGACCTAAGTCCGAAGGCGATCAGTGTAAGCAGAAGGGCAACTGCCAGTTCCCATAGCGCACCTTTTGTTTCATGATGGTGTTCTTCTTCTACTACGTCTAGACCAGGTTCAATAGTTTGCACCACCGAGCGGATTTCCTGCAGGGTGGGCCCCGGTTCCTCTACAACCAAGGTGAACCGCTGTCCCTTCTGTTTGACGGAGTGAACCCGAGGTAAATCGCCAATTGCTTCAATAACAAGGGCTTGGCAGCTTGGACATGCGTGCCCGTGAAAACTGTAAACCAATTCTTTATGCGCCATAACAATCACCTTCTTAATTGTGCATGATGTGTTCTAGTCCCTCGCGGAAAAGACCCACAATGTGCTCATCATCCAAACTATAGATCACGTTTTTCCCATCCCGATAGTACTTGACGATCCGCATATTCCTTAAGGAGCGCAGCTGATGGGAAGCCGCCGACTGGGAGATCCCTAAAAGATTTGCAATATGGCAAACACAAAGTGGTCTTTGAAAAAGGGCATGGATAATCCGTACCCGGGTGGGATCCCCTAGGATTTTGAAGGTCTCAGCTAGTTTTATCGCAAGTTCATCGGAAAGGACTTCTCCTTGCATCTTTTGGAGAATGTCCTGATGTAGATGCAAGCTATCACAAACGTCCTTTTCTTGCATCGGTTTTCCCCCCCCCTCCCAAACATATGAATGAGTGTTCATATGTTCAGATATATCCTAAAGCGTAGAAGCGTCTTTGTCAAGCGATATTGCATCCACAGGGCCTGTATGATATTCTGAGATAGTTGCAAACATGCAAAATGCCTATTGCATATTTATACGTACTTCTGGTATAATTATGAGCAGCTCGAAGTAGGAGATGGTTACAGTTGATTAGAGTAGGAATTATTGGCGCATCTGGTTATGCAGGCAGAGAGCTTATTCGGCTGCTGTTAAATCACCCCTTTGCTAAGGTGACCTATGCCGGGTCCCGTACATATGTGGGGGAACCCCTGGGCAAAGCGACACCAGCCTTCCGTCACTTGGATCTTAAATCTTCCGAGATTAATACAGAGATGATCAAGGAGAACTGTGATTGTTTATTCACAGCAGTTCCCCATGGGGGCTGTATGGCATTAGCGGAAGAGGTGTTGGCCGGAGGAGTTAAGCTAATTGATCTGGGTACTGACTTTCGTTTCCGAGATGTAAAAATATACGAAGAATGGTATGGGATAGAGCATGTCTGCCCTGAGCTTTCTAAGACGGCGGTCTATGGTCTTTGTGAGTTGTATAAAGAACAGATCAAAGGGGCAGATCTGGTGGCTAATCCCGGTTGTTATCCCACTAGTATCATCCTCGGATTAGCTCCCCTATTAAGTAAGGGTTATCTAGACCTTGCTAGTATCGTTTCCGATTCCATGTCAGGAGTCTCGGGTGCTGGCGCTACAGCAAAGCCCATGTATCATTATCCTGAGTGTACTGAGAATCTACGGGCCTATGGACTTATCTCCCATCGGCATCGACCGGAAATTGAACAGGAGCTAAGCGCCTTAGCCGGCCAGGAGACTATGCTTACCTTTACGCCCCACTTAGTCCCCATGACCCGGGGTATTCATAGTACCATTTCCGGGAAGCTAGTGGTGGATGTTAATGAATCGGAACTATTTGATCTTTACCAGGATTTCTATGCTGATGCCTACTTTGTGCGGGTCTTAACCGAGGGGAATCCTGAGACTAAGGCGGTTTACGGCACCAATTTCTGTGATATGACCCTCCGGGTGGATCCCCGCATGAGACGGGTTGTCATTCTCTCGGTTATTGACAATCTCGGAAAGGGTGCCGCCGGGCAGGCTATTCAGAACATGAATCTCTTATTTGGGCGTCCCGA from Limnochordia bacterium includes the following:
- a CDS encoding IclR family transcriptional regulator encodes the protein MSIKSVHKALAVLEAVAKERDGLTAQEISSQLDLPYATAHRILSTLHSAGYLSFQKAHKVYRTGPRLLNLYGSVTQQDQLGRLVYPPLSKLSHDTKETVHLAIRHVNEVLYLETILPPHSFVMYTPAGSRSPIHSTALGKAMVAFSADEEIETLLEDYEFQRFTPNTIGSADELWAEIHQIRQVGYAIDKEESSIGVRCIASIVANQAGYPEAAISASASANRLDSEQTITEFAVVVCAACREASKAIGGMLGPDPKLWYEELLKHRGFGTA
- a CDS encoding ATP-binding cassette domain-containing protein, which produces MYFCVSNLSYAYKKTRVLHNVSFCGSKGETIGLIGANGAGKTTVIKNITGYLTPSTGKITLNGTDIGSIKDTDFPISYIPDTPVFYEELSLLEHLHLTKALYPSNKREIAELLVLFELEEHIHKIPSALSKGTRQKLMIAMALLRSYTMLLADEPFSGLDPKQIALLKHLFAQHKKQNKLVILSTHLLDVAENMCDRYVLLHKGAVLADGTKTELAEKAGIANDASMESIYLELVNNLA
- the cadA gene encoding cadmium-translocating P-type ATPase, with the protein product MAHKELVYSFHGHACPSCQALVIEAIGDLPRVHSVKQKGQRFTLVVEEPGPTLQEIRSVVQTIEPGLDVVEEEHHHETKGALWELAVALLLTLIAFGLRSPAREIAFVLAYIAVGYPVVHTALAGLCRGNLFNENTLMSIATIGAIFLGNHLEAIAVMFFYRIGELLEHLAVHRSQKSISSLLELWPEKANLVKNGQIQEVDPDQLQIDDVIIIKPGEKVPTDALILEGYSKVDTAALTGESMPKDMAVQDTLLSGMVNLSSVLKAKVIRPMNESAAAKIVELVEEARKQKAPTEKFITRFARYYTPVVVALALAIGVVPPLVGFGEFPQWIYRSLVFLVISCPCALVLSIPLSFFAGIGKAASEGVLVRGGNYLEGLSKLDTIVFDKTGTLTTGEFHLSGIHPQNDFTPEDLLRYAAYAESFSNHPIAQSILSAAALEGPLLNEKIIHEEIPGMGIKAVKDGQEILVGNEKLMDYFQVPYATGVLGTAVHVAVGGKYAGWVGVADTIKKNTQEAIQLLRKEGVGRMVMLTGDASHSAQTVATKLGLDEFHAELLPADKVDHLERLLSTSNGTTAFVGDGINDAPVLAQADIGIAMGQVGSDAAVGTADVVLMHDQPGQLVLAVQIAKQTKRIAQQNIAFALGVKVLVLILGAFGLSTLWEAIFADVGVTLLAVLNAMRIARFEPTGVCIRS
- a CDS encoding metalloregulator ArsR/SmtB family transcription factor; translated protein: MQEKDVCDSLHLHQDILQKMQGEVLSDELAIKLAETFKILGDPTRVRIIHALFQRPLCVCHIANLLGISQSAASHQLRSLRNMRIVKYYRDGKNVIYSLDDEHIVGLFREGLEHIMHN
- the argC gene encoding N-acetyl-gamma-glutamyl-phosphate reductase, with product MIRVGIIGASGYAGRELIRLLLNHPFAKVTYAGSRTYVGEPLGKATPAFRHLDLKSSEINTEMIKENCDCLFTAVPHGGCMALAEEVLAGGVKLIDLGTDFRFRDVKIYEEWYGIEHVCPELSKTAVYGLCELYKEQIKGADLVANPGCYPTSIILGLAPLLSKGYLDLASIVSDSMSGVSGAGATAKPMYHYPECTENLRAYGLISHRHRPEIEQELSALAGQETMLTFTPHLVPMTRGIHSTISGKLVVDVNESELFDLYQDFYADAYFVRVLTEGNPETKAVYGTNFCDMTLRVDPRMRRVVILSVIDNLGKGAAGQAIQNMNLLFGRPETEGLLSTALLP